In Centroberyx gerrardi isolate f3 chromosome 7, fCenGer3.hap1.cur.20231027, whole genome shotgun sequence, the sequence ATCTCCCTGGGCAGCGCCTCCTTCAGCAGaggcaccaccaccacctcgtTTCGGAAGGCCTTCTTCCCCAAACGCAAGACCCTCTAGATGAGAGGGGACGTGGTCGCCGGGTGGGGGGACCGGCGCTTATCTCCAcaacacaaaaagacaaaacagagcaGCACCATCACAGGGAACATACGGACGCCGCTACAGCACCTGCAGAGGGTCTATCCAAATTGACAGCGGAAACTGGattacattttcttttggaactttgattttttttttatcatgcagGATTTATCAAGGAAACAGGTCAGTGGCATCTGAATTCTCTCCAATAATGTATTCTGTGAAGACCAAGTAGGTCAGTCCTGTTGGGTTGAGGTTTCCGCAGTCATACATATGTATAATACACTTCCAGTGTGTTAACTAGGGAGCTGCCAGTATGTACTGCACTCCACCGTGACCCACAAACTCTGTGTTACCATACATCCACTTGGCAGTCAATGCCAGTTTGCTAAATATTCTAGGGCAGGGGGTTCCCAATATTTTCCATACCAAGGACCCCCAAAATAGATTTGCCTTAGATCATAGACTCCCATTTGATATGATTTGGCGCTACggaaccccatctgagaagatgtTTTGTTAGACACGACTTTATACAGGATTACCAAACTGTCTACAGTGTAGGTGGGGAGGTAACAGTGGGCAGAGTGAAACTTCTGGACAAGTAGTCATCCTTATGCATTCTCTTGTTGACTTCTAGCTAgtaaaataatgatgaaatcAAACAATTCCTCACTATGCATGGGGCCGACCCTCTGGAAACCCCTCAAGGGCCCCTGGTGATCCccagaccccagtttgggaaccactcaTTTGTGGCTAAGCTACCAGTTTGTTAATGCGTATTGGGGTTGAGTTTCAGAAAGCCTTTCAGATCATAACAGAGGAAAGTCTAATGTGGTAAGAAGCATTTCTGACCCGGTATAAAGGCAACGTTATCTCAAATGGAATGTCATGGCGGGACGATTAGAAATGAACTGAGGTCCTCCGATCTGAAGGGGAGTGAAAGTGCGGGAATTGCTGGCATGCCTCAAATGCAAATGGATGGAGTGGAATAGCAACATGCTCTTGGTACGATTTGACACTGAAAAACAACTGCAGGCCCTTCTGACAAGCTTCTTTTGTTGCCCCCTCTCACTCGGCCTGGATCCCCGCCAAGCCCACTCTCAGCTCTCTTCAAATGCCCCcttgttctcctctctcactcctctacTGTACTTACACAACTGTGTTTGATCCGCCACCTAGGATAACCAATACTCCATTTGTCAGCAATGACGCCATTAACCCAAATACACAAAGCTTCAAACTAACTCCCTCTCacttttgtgacttttttttcccccattcccCCATAAACCTTTCCCtgactcctttctctctttctctttctctttcttcatctttctctttccctaGTCTTGGCATAACCAGCAGGATCAGCTGACACAGGCGGACTCCTCACTGGCCACAGCATTGTGAAACACCGGCCGACGGTGTGTTTAACATCCCGGACTGTGGGGGAGGAGAGGTCCCGTCCTGTACTGGATCAGCACAAACAGCCAGAGAAAATGCATGCCTTGTGCTCTGATGAAAACTTGATCTTGCAAGCAATAGTGATGATTTCTGGGCTTTATCCAAATAGACTGAAAGACGATATATAAGTACTGTAGGGtgtgccccccccacccccacccccacccctctccaccccctgTGAGCGAGCGTCCGGGCAAAGTGTTTCATGGTCAGCGGAGGTGTAAAGGGATCAGCGTGCAAGAAGGACAAAAAGGGCGACGGGCTGGGAAGAACTGAGAGTGTAAATCAGAAGTGTGAACCTGACAGGGGGTTGATATGGAGAACAGCAGCGTGCCACAGTGAAATACTGGGATATGGTGGGAGAATAGGCGATGCCCGGCCGACGAGAGACGCCAAAATTTGTATCCAAACGTACACCACACTATGCTGTAATTTCACGTACTTGATCTTAGAGGTTTAAAGTTCGAGAGTGGCGTCAGAAATGAGGGGAAACGCAGAAATTTAAGCGGCAAAACGATGTTATTCCATGCAAGTTCAAAGAGTTCAATTCAAATTTTGATGTCTCCTATTTTGCCTCTCCtggaagggaaggggggagggggagatcTTGAGAAAGGTGGAAAGTGGCACTGAGTGAAGCCACTGTCACCCTTTACTATTGTtcagaataaaaaacataagcGATGTGAATATGCAGCTGTGTCACATTTGATTCTCTACTCCAGAGCCACGCCCAGGAAAAACCTGAAACCTCAGCTGTAAGACGCAACACATCAACCGTTCCCTcctttctcatcctctcccttTTGTTCACAGGAGGCAACAGAAGGGGTAAAACCTTCTATCAGACCTGTGAAGTCTCACTCATCTTATCTATGTTTTCTTAGGTTCGCCGTGTGTCGACACCAACACTGTTCATCCAGTCGTGGACCTCGGCATGAGAGCTGTTAGTCAGAATAATGCAGCAAGACAGTAAACGTTACAGTACAGCGTGTGGCCTGTAAACAGATCCCCTTGTGACTGCTGATCTCCCCAGGTTTAGCCGAGTTCCACGCGGCAGAGGAAAGTTAATTGAGAGTTGCATGTGAATTCCCACAGATTGCAGCGGTACGCCTCGGCCCTGCCATGTTAAGATAAAACCTGTTGCCAGTAGCAACAGCACAGAGGTGGGAGATCATAATGAAACTGCCATTGCTGTGGACATGATAAATATCACCAAGTCTCTTCTCAGCCAAAACAGATATTgttgctgtcagatgaaaacctcgcaactccaattttggtgatttttgtgttttatcttcaGGATTACACGCTCCTTTATGGGTTTCACCACCATTGGGCCGATGAAACCCTTTTAAAATCAGTTACATCAACTCCAAAATGCAATgctggtcaagctaaaaacaaggcttcttttcttcattcctgaaatgtcgacattttggagatgcaaggttttcacccgacagcagcCACGTGTTTTACTATTATTCTTTTTCTATTCTGAAGTCTtggtttcagtttgttttatcATAAACACCATGAAACTGTCCGTATTTTACAGTCGAAACCCTTGACACAGGCCTCATAGAAAATGTTCCCTGCGGTGGTGCAAACGTTTGAGCAGGTTTTTCCTTTATTATACACAAATGTCTATTGCTGTACACGTACGTCTCATCAAAACAGGCTCATTCTGTTAAGCATGACATAGTGGAGAAGACACTGAAACACTCATTGGAAGTTCGGTAAGCTCCTGCGCCTCTGACAGGAGAAACCGGTAAAACTATTGGTATGCCAGACCAACTAAACAGAACTTTTAATGGGACTGTGATGCCAGTTTGTCTTTGCTATGAAACCCCAACGATAGACTGCATCTCCTGATAGAAAAACCTACAAAgcatccccccccaccccaccctttcTGAAGTCCCGCAAAAAAGACAGAACTTCATCATACGAACTGTCGGGAATTCATAAATGttaatctctgtgtgtgttgattgtATGTTAAACGTGTACGATGTGATAGTGAGGGGAAAAGAGGTCAGactttatacatatatatatatatctatacacATATGTATtagtaaaaaatacaaaaaaaaacaagaggctTGCGCTGGTGTACTAACCCAGCAACTAACCCCGGCTCAGCCAGCCAGGTGGGTTAAAGATGTGGAAGTagctgtgtctctgtgtcctgCATGAACAAGACAAGCCCGCAGATTCAGGATCTCTCTCTGCATTAAAGACTgtaagatcacacacacacacaacctttaaACTACTTGAATCCACTGTGACCGGAATATGGTTGGacataaagaagaagaagaagaagaagaagaagaagaggggaaaaaggtCAACAACTGACAGCGATACAGATGTTTTCACTCTGTTTATCCAAAAGCCTGGGAGAAGTTGCCCTCCAACTGAACCTAATCAACGTCATGTCACTCATTAGGAAATGGAAAGAAATTGTGTAATAAGCGTTACTGATATttatttcagtctctctctctcgtcttgtGTGTTTCGTCTTTGAGTGTTTGGATTAAAAAACGGTCTTAGCAGCAGCGGTGAGTCAGTGGGGAAAGAAGGCCCCCAGAAAACtgaaagtgtttttgtgttttttgtgcccTCGCTAATCTTTTCTCGGTGTCTTAAGTCTGTTGTGagaactttctttcttttgaggcatgctctgtgtgtgatgttgtgtgttttgttataCTGTACGTGTCACTAAAAGGCAGACAGAACcttgtagaaaaaaacaaaaaaaaacaaaggaaggtactggaataaaaaaaacgtGCTTGATTGTGTGTCTATTACAGAGTCTGCAGATTGTGTTTttcctgtatttgtgtgtttattcagTCTCCAACAACACATACATTCACAGATGCGAAGATGTAGGCTGTCTGGGCTCCGTAACGAGGCCGGTGGGAGGGAAATAAAGTGTAAAATcatttagacagagagagagagagatctggagGCATGACGTCACTGCTGCTTGTCAGTTGTTGGACATTATCTCCCTCGGGCGACAGATGGACAATAAACAGCCTGACTTCTCCTATAGCGGCGGCACACTGGACGCAGATACATGCCAGCACCGGCCACACATCAAACATTCACAGGCCACAAACGCCTGAACCCACATGAGTCTGAGACAACAGTTATGTCCCTGTTACTTTCTGGAACACCATTTATAACTGCGCCTCATTTGCAATTCAAGACCCGTAGCAATCATAATTTTTTACAAGGACGctataaaaaatatcaaagcaAAGCTGTAATTTTCCCACAAGCCCCTACAGGAAAATTCTAGGATATAGCAAGGATAAGGTCACTATAGACTCACTATTttaagcccctataggaatattacaggaatattatggtgatattgtaggagaggaaaaaatatatatcattaAATATAATAGGAAGGTACTACATGTCTCTAAGACAACAATTATGTCTCTCTACTTTCTGGAGTTCCATTTAGTTAATTTGTAATTTAAGAACTACAGTGATTATATAATAAATTTCAGAGGGATACTacaaatattacagcaaaacaacaatattcctataagacCCAAAGTTAAATTAtgagaatattatagtgataccatgggAGATCAACAAAAAAGTACCATAAGTGGGATAAGGccattataaactcactattgaatacaactctataattccctataggaatattataggaataatatagtGATTTTAggttaaggggaaaaaaagcacaatTCACATATAGATCAACTTTATACTGAGATACACAAGGGAAGATGTAAATATCATGATTACGTTTATAATATTCATGTTTATTTCTGCATAAACATGACGATATGACGTCACTGTTCAGGCTGCCTACTTCTAGCACTTTTGCCCAGTAACATTTAACCACTGGATCCTACAGGGAACAGAAACATCCATCCATATAATGTGAATTATATGGATGCTGGTTGCATTCTGCACGATCGACTGAACACGTTGCAAAGATGAAGATGGAGACTCTTCGTCAGGTGAAGTATAAGGCTCTGGCAGATAAAGGCTTTCATCTCAGATAAAGACAGTTTAGTGTTGGATGGCGAAGTCTCTGATACTCAGGAACTCCTAATCTCTCTGGCCACTGTGTCCGATAGTAATTTATTGTTCACCGCGAATGGGGGAATCCATCCATTCAACGCTTCAAATGCCCTTGTCCCCTAAAGGCCCCGGCCATGGGAACCTCACTTGTTAATGATGGAGGAAAAACCctactgctgctgtgttttctttCCTGCTCTGTCCTTGGATCATCAGTATTAACCCACTTCTCcgtgttttttccccattgaAGCTACATTTTCCAATATAGCCAACGGGTGACTGATCCAATTAAGCTCACCATTATAGAAAAGAGCGACTAATACATTtcagaaggatactatacaaactACAAGCCTCTGGAGGAATATTATATGGATATTATGATGCATGAGAGAATAGAAAATACAATTAAGCACGATAAGATTACTATAAACGCACTATTTTGTATCACAGACGCACTAAAAgtccatataggaatattataggaatatttagGGATTTTTCTCAGAGTGCACGGGCGGATGTGATGCGGGGCACCTGAAGGTGAAAACGCACCTGCCTCTTCATCCCCAGCATTACTCTGGccttgagaaaaataaaaacattgttttgcatcattttttttttttaccccattGCCATTATTTCACCTAAATCATACTGCGCAGCGATGCACTGCTGATAGGGCATCTTGCATAGCCTAATGGCCAGTCAGTGGAAACTGTGGGCAGAAGCATGCAGGGATTGGCATTTGAAAATAATCCAGAATGTCGTCGGTGTCGTGATATACCTGCAGACCGTGATGAGGTTTTTTCGCTCCACGCCGACGCTCCGAGTAGACGCCTTTTTCGATGTCAGACCCATAGCCATTGCTGTGTGCATGCAGCCCGACTCCATCCAGCGGCGGCCCCGGAGCCTGTCGGGATCCCTGCCGGCACCAGGACCCCTCCCTCCGCGGCCCCTGTGTCCTATAAACACCCGCTGTCCTCTGCGAGGAGCCagggatgctgctgctgctggaggagaggagcgaccCGCGTCAAGCTAGACACAATGAAACTAAGAACTTCCCGGAtataactttcaaaataaaacaccttaTTGACGAAGATGCGTTGAATAATGGTGATACTTTTCTTTCGCCTTTGATTTCCGGTCTTATTCTGGTTATGTCTGTGCACTTGACGCAGCTGAGAGACCGAGTGtaaatgctgccttcaggtgctccacGTTCCTAGCTATGAAGTCTTAAATATGCCCCGTCGGAAATATTATAAAAAATGATCATGTAACAAAAGTAGGCTAGTTTTCTTGttggctgttgttttgttttagacatcaagtggcacagagctactttgtgctgcagacAGAATGAAGAGGGAAAATATGTGCATCAGGCATGTAGGCTAATTGAtgttttcaattaatttgtCAGCCAAAATTTGTTGCGTATGTGCGCCAACTAAAATCGTACAGAAATGCAATGTATTTAATAGAATAGGCTACAAATAAAATACACCACTTTTACAATCCCTCGCTGACACGGCTTCCATACTGTACGTTCCCTTTTCTCCAAGAACACGTCGTACAGTACACTCAAATCGTAATAaaaatatttccgacagcacctgaaggcagcataaaaTACCTGGTGTCCTCTACGAGAAGATGCTGACCGCCGCTCTCCAATCCATTTAATGTTTAGAGAAAATATCTCAAGAGGTGTTTGTAATGACATGAGCGAGAAATGCAATGTCTTGACTAAATAGGAAATAAGAATCGATAGAATCAATGCGTTAAAGGCATCGGTAATTCTCTCGGTGACCAGCAGGCGGCGGACCGTGTCCTTCACAGATACCGGCTCCAAGCCACCAGAGGGCGCCGTGATAACATCGGTTATATTTACACATCGGTGGGAAGATGGCGGAGTCAGAGGAGCCCAAAGCTGCTACTTGCACTTTCCTCTtcaaaaaatcaacaaaaaaattcTCCGGACGAAAGAGAAAGGCGAGCGACAGCGATAAAGGTAGAAATGTAACTAATGTTTATGATTTCTCATCATTTTAACTCCCCGGGCTGCTTCGCTGTTGTTTACCTCTCGGCTGTATTGTCGGTCCTGAAGTAGAactagctaacagttagcttGATCgggtgcaagtgtgtgttttggtaCTTTTTATATTCTTATAAGGACTAAAACTAGCATCAAGGACATCTGGTGGGGGAGATattccaaagtgaggacattttgacGGTCCTCACTTCCACAAGGGGCGTGGTTTAGGGTTAACGTTAGTACTTAGGTTAAGGGTTTAGGTTAGGTATAAGTAAGTATAGTTAttcaaacgtgtgtgtgtgtgtcctttgcaTCTTTGTAGTTCCTTACCAGCCGTTGATTTCTTTTTCAGATGGCAACAGCGACGAGGACCACAAATCTGTGgtcagaaaacaaaagaaagacattAAAGTCAATCCTATGATTCAGAGGGtaattttgttatgttttttaagGTATTCTTTAAGGCATTTATTTGGAAGTATAAGCCTGACTCACCTTTCCCCTGTCCAGTCCAGGAAAGTGGAGAAGGAGGCTGTGTCTTCCAGTGAAAGTGAAGAGGACAAAGAGGACAAGAAGATCACAGTTGCCTACAAGTCCACACGGTCAGCAGTGAGTTCAGACTCCTTATGTCATATTTTAGTGGGGAGGCTGTAGAGAAGCAGGAGGgatgctggtttgaatcccagctggtttggggaaagtgaatgattaaagtcacaatgaaatgaaaaatgattttttcaccttgttagctactTCTTCATATCATAACATAAACCTATTTAACATGAAATGGCAAAAAATATAGCAACATTTTTCTGtcctcatatttttatattaaaatcccattacttttgctTAATGGAAAACAGTTTTTTGTTGTGTATGAATCCAGCATCCCGTTTCAaccagaaatgtgtcaaattcaGAGGTAGGGACTCGAGTCACGACTTGTACTCAAGTCAGACGTTTAGACTTTTTAGTCTTagttacttgagacttgacttgggacttttagtttgatgacttgaaaatgtttctaaagtcttgaccaAAGATCttctgtttgtgtaaatgactttgTGTAAAAgctttgttccaccagacgactgaatttaaattttgatttaatttttttaggTTGAatctgattatagaaatcaaactcatgattcACTTgccaagtttttatcctgttaaaatgatattgcattgaaaagtcaaCAAAGATACTTTTGTcttattaaattgatactggactcttgatttgttctgacttgacttggtgttctacatttacacttgagacttgtgcctcaagaattgtgactgacttgggactcaagcaaagtggACTTGGTCACACTTCTGGTGGAATTACAAACGTAAAACACCATCGAAATGCCGTTTCCCTGTGACTTTAACACTCTCCCCTTCCTTCAGCAACTACTGTCAAagtgcccatgagcaaggcacttaacccccaactgcctAGATGATTGAGGTTAAAAATACACCAGTACCATAAACTATCAGCGGTTGTGTTGGGAATCTGTCTAAAattattttctgtctctgttttattttgtctgacTGCTGGCCCTTGCTATGTTGTCTAtttgttttgtacattcataCTCCGGCATGTTTTAAAGGCTTGTTAATATTCAAATACCTCGTTCACCTTCTTCTCCCCGTCTCCTGCTCGCTGTCTTGAAAGAAACCCGAGGGGCCGGAAGACATGGGAGCGACGGCTGTGTATGAGCTGGACACCGAGAGAGACAAGGACGCCCAGGCCATCTTTGAGAGGAGTCAGAAAATCCAGGAGGTAAGAGATTAGatgctgtgtttttcattcattgtatTCTAGAAGTCATCTCTATACAAAAAGGGCTGTGGTGATCTCATTTATATTTGTGAGACTTTATCATGAATCTGGGCAAATTCTCTAATTGTTTAACCATCTGGATTTTGCAATTTAACATTTACCCCACACAGTTAATTTGGCCAAAGTTAGTGCTCTCTCGGTTGGGACTTGTTTACCAAGATGGATCCGGCAGTCACGTCAGTcttggtggaaaaaaataaaatcagcacTAGTGCGTCAGTTGCTTTGCAGAATTTGAAAACATCAATCCTGGCAGCTCTAGGGAAATAGTAGATATTTGCTCTTTTCATGCACTTCCATCCCCCTCTTCTGAAACAGCAGATGCTCTgggtgcaaacacacagatgccaTTTTGCCATTTTCCAGAGCTGCCAGATAATTTGGCAGCTAGTTTCCTCTTTGCTGGATGAACTGTCTTCCTCTCACCAGGAGCTGACGGGCAAAGAGGACGATAAAATCTACCGCGGCATCAACAACTACCAAAAGTTCATCAAGCCGAAAGACACCACCATGGGCAACGCATCGTCTGGCATGGTCAGGTGGGTGCAGGAGTTCATATTCATCATGTGCTTCCTGGACGAATTCTGACAGTTAATATTAGCGCTTTATTAACATATACATCACTTTTTTATAACAGGAAAGGACCGATCCGGGCCCCTGAACACCTGAGAGCCACAGTCAGGTGGGACTACCAGCCGGACATCTGCAAAGACTATAAAGAGACCGGGTTCTGTGGGTTTGGAGGTGGGTACAAAAGATTATAAGTCTCCTGTTGAATAATATTTACCTTGAAGAGTGAAAGCTGTATATATTTTGACTTTTCCCTTCTGTGTTCTTCACCATCAGACAGCTGCAAGTTCCTCCACGACCGATCGGACTACAAGCACGGCTGGCAGATCGAGAGGGAGCTGGACGAGGGCCGATACGGAGCCAACGGTGAGTTCCAGAGGGGGACGCACGAGTCTTTTCCCGTGTCTGCATCCATATCTCCTGTACCCCCCCCAAACACTGCTGTGCTTTTAATATCTAGATGAGGAGAACTACGAGGTGAGCAGTGACGAGGAGGACTTGCCCTTTAAGTGCTTCATCTGCAGGAGCTCCTTCAAGAATCCCATCATCACAAAGTAA encodes:
- the rnf113a gene encoding E3 ubiquitin-protein ligase RNF113A, with protein sequence MAESEEPKAATCTFLFKKSTKKFSGRKRKASDSDKDGNSDEDHKSVVRKQKKDIKVNPMIQRSRKVEKEAVSSSESEEDKEDKKITVAYKSTRSAKPEGPEDMGATAVYELDTERDKDAQAIFERSQKIQEELTGKEDDKIYRGINNYQKFIKPKDTTMGNASSGMVRKGPIRAPEHLRATVRWDYQPDICKDYKETGFCGFGDSCKFLHDRSDYKHGWQIERELDEGRYGANDEENYEVSSDEEDLPFKCFICRSSFKNPIITKCRHYFCETCALQHYRKSKRCYVCNTQTNGVFNPAKELMAKMQKQQAMTDQPPSDEDD